The sequence TAGTTCGAGCACAAGAATTGTCATTGCAATAGAAAATACGCCGTCTGCAAGGGCTTTTGTCCGCTGTAAGTCATGTCCTGCAAAAATGTTGTAATCGTCTCTTAACTGAGGCATTTTATTTCTCCAAAATGAAACTTGGCTGTTTATTTAAGTAAAGTTGGGCCAACTTTTACACTATATGAGTAGGGAATACTTGATTTTCGATAGGGAATTTCAAATTTCCATGTTTCCCCGGGACTAATGTAGCTTTTAGCGTCAAAGCTGGAATATAATAAATTACCATATTTATCATAAAAATTAACGGTTATAGAAACATACCTCAGTTTGTACTGCCCTGTATTTTGTGACTGGCCTTTGATCATATATTTATCTGGCTCGGTTTTAACCATCTGTTCATTTAAAATTTTTATATCATCGTGGGGGTCAATTGTCTGTGCTGTACTGTCATAAGCATTGCTTTTGGTAAAATAATCGTTTAAGTTAACCAAACTCAAGGCACCAGCTAAAGTAAGAACGATCAATGCAAATGATGCTATGTACATAACATTTCCCACGCATATCCGACCTTCAATACTAATAATTTTACTAAGAGAAGTATTATTAATTATATGATCGGTATTATTTAACAATTTCTAAAAATGAACTTAAATGAGATATTCCTGTTTTTTAAGAGTAGTTAAAGCGCAGTTTTACATAAAAATAACAAAGATTACATGAAATAAAAAAAGTGCTGCTGAAATAATATTGTAGATAAATTAAGAAAGGTGTATATTAGCACATTAATTTTTAAAAGTAGGAGAAAATATTGCATAAAATAGCTTGGAAGAATAATCAGATATATAAAGAAGTAATAATTGATTATTTGATTTTATTTTTTAAGAGGATTCATTCTTCATATCCCTATAAAAATCACACAGGTCATTAATCGGACATTCTTCATGTTTTGGCCCAATAGGCCTGCAGATATCCTGTCCAAACCTCACAAAACTTTCATTTAAATCAAGCCAGTAATCTTCAGGGACAATTTTTGTAAGTTCAAGCTCAGTTTCATCGGGAGATTTTGTCTCTACAAGTCCTAATCTATTTGATATTCGATGCACATGTACATCTACGGGAATCGCGTTTAATCTGAACCCATAAACCAGAACACAGTTTGCTGTTTTTCTTCCCACTCCCGGAAGAGCCAGAAGCTCATTTATATCATCAGGAACGACATCTTTGTAGTCTTCATGGATTATCCTTGAAACTTCCTTCACTCTCTTTGCTTTCACCCTGAAAAAGCCCGCTTTTTTGATCAATTTTTCTACTTCTTCAGTGGGAGCATTGGCGATTTGTTCTGGTGTTCTGTATACTGCAAAGAGAGTAGCTGACGCTTCATCTGTGTTTTCATCCCGTGTTCTCTGGGATAAAATAGTTGTAATCAAGACCCTGAATGGATTCGGGTTTTTCACAGGCTTTTTAACGTATTTGTGGAGCCTGTCCATTATTTCTTTGATTTTCATTTGAGTTTGAATTTCAATCACCTTGTTTCCATTTCTTGTGGATAGCAGGGCAGAGAGTGTAATAGCCGCAGAAGTTGCATTTCCAGTTGTTTGCTTCTCCAACAGAGGTAGGGCTTCGTTTTCCAGACCAGTATTCAAGTGCCCATTCCATTCCACGGGTAAAAAATCTTTCATCAAACTTATATTTTTCTCTGTGGACTTCAGTAAGTGTTTTTTGATTTATATAAATAATTTCAATGGTTCTGGATAGTTCGGGGAGTTCCTTAAATTTATGGATAACTTCAGTTATAAGTGTTCCAACCCCCAGTAGAGTACCAATTTCTTTTTGTTCATTTTTGGGGATTTCAAGGCTTTCCATATATTCCTCACTTAAAATAATTTCATTAAAATCAGGTTCAATTAGATCTACTCCATAAGCAGACCAGAAATCTCCCATTTCAGTCTTTCCATTTATCATGGCGTTGAGTACATACCAGTAAATCATGCCCTGCATTTTATCTTTAATTATCTGCTGGGATGATGGTGGGTTCTGGCTTTTTCGTGTTTTCATCTCAATTATTTGAGTTCTTTTATATGTTTTTAGGCCTTCAACTTCTTCTACAAGTTTAATCTCATCAATAATGCCTTTTATAAGTGCATTTTTAAATTTAGATAAAATAGGTAGTTCACGGGTTAAACCTTCCTTCTGGTACAGATCAAGTTCTACGTTCATGTTATGAACATTAGAATGAAGTTTATCTGCAGGAGTCTTTATTTCAACTACTATTTCTTCTAAGACCTCAAGAAATCTGTCTTTATGAATTTCACTGCCTTTTTCTTTCTCTGGTGTTTGAACTTCACCGTACTGGCGCCTCAAGTCAACTGCCATTTCACACCAGAACTGGCTTGCGATGGTTGATGGTCCTAAAATAATTGAAGACATATTATCAATAAAAGAAAATTAAAATTATTAAGGTTTTATACTAAGTTTAAAAGAACTTCTAATCCTTCTTGAATTCCTTCTCCTGTTGTTGCAGTGGTTGGAATTAGTGGAGTATGGGGTTTTATATATTCGGATTCAAGATCTCCTGGAGCTATATCCTGTTTATTTACAAAAACTACATAGGGAATGTTTCCGCCGTTTAGTGCTTCCAGTATTCTGATATCCATGTCTGTGACGCCTACAGAATTATCAACTACTACAATTGCACC is a genomic window of Methanobacterium veterum containing:
- a CDS encoding FxLYD domain-containing protein, translating into MYIASFALIVLTLAGALSLVNLNDYFTKSNAYDSTAQTIDPHDDIKILNEQMVKTEPDKYMIKGQSQNTGQYKLRYVSITVNFYDKYGNLLYSSFDAKSYISPGETWKFEIPYRKSSIPYSYSVKVGPTLLK
- a CDS encoding endonuclease III domain-containing protein, with the translated sequence MDRLHKYVKKPVKNPNPFRVLITTILSQRTRDENTDEASATLFAVYRTPEQIANAPTEEVEKLIKKAGFFRVKAKRVKEVSRIIHEDYKDVVPDDINELLALPGVGRKTANCVLVYGFRLNAIPVDVHVHRISNRLGLVETKSPDETELELTKIVPEDYWLDLNESFVRFGQDICRPIGPKHEECPINDLCDFYRDMKNESS
- a CDS encoding exonuclease V, which codes for MSSIILGPSTIASQFWCEMAVDLRRQYGEVQTPEKEKGSEIHKDRFLEVLEEIVVEIKTPADKLHSNVHNMNVELDLYQKEGLTRELPILSKFKNALIKGIIDEIKLVEEVEGLKTYKRTQIIEMKTRKSQNPPSSQQIIKDKMQGMIYWYVLNAMINGKTEMGDFWSAYGVDLIEPDFNEIILSEEYMESLEIPKNEQKEIGTLLGVGTLITEVIHKFKELPELSRTIEIIYINQKTLTEVHREKYKFDERFFTRGMEWALEYWSGKRSPTSVGEANNWKCNFCGYYTLCPAIHKKWKQGD